The following proteins are encoded in a genomic region of Triticum dicoccoides isolate Atlit2015 ecotype Zavitan chromosome 1B, WEW_v2.0, whole genome shotgun sequence:
- the LOC119348783 gene encoding uncharacterized protein LOC119348783, which translates to MLLQSSPSFSLPRPHPIAGKQDSAHPPAEWPPCAWKLPTSPTVESLLHDEGLDGGVVPIPSSKGERASPCLRTATNHRVHNLPEQPHMCLLAAQSLATHALAAASRPFTVATLVRSPPPTEADRQCSDEVVQRHNGSSVPYRAFSIERSDFLSSGPPSPPL; encoded by the exons ATGCTCCTCCAGTCCTCCCCTTCTTTTTCTCTTCCCCGACCCCACCCCATCGCCGGCAAACAGGACAGCGCGCATCCACCAGCTGAATGGCCACCGTGTGCCTGGAAGCTGCCCACCTCCCCGACGGTGGAGTCGCTCCTCCACGACGAGGGTCTGGATGGAGGGGTCGTCCCCATCCCTTCGTCCAAGGGTGAGCGGGCCTCGCCGTGCCTGAGGACGGCCACCAACCACCGCGTCCACAACCTCCCAGAGCAGCCACACATGTGCCTCCTCGCTGCTCAGTCCCTGGCCACGCACGCTCTAGCCGCAGCGTCCAGGCCGTTCACAGTTGCCACCCTAGTCCGTTCACCACCGCCAACCGAGGCCGATCGACAATGCAGCGATGAGGTCGTTCAACGACACAATG GATCCAGCGTGCCCTACCGCGCGTTCTCCATCGAACGGTCAGACTTCTTGTCCTCCGGTCCTCCCTCTCCACCACTCTAG